A single region of the Biomaibacter acetigenes genome encodes:
- a CDS encoding AbrB/MazE/SpoVT family DNA-binding domain-containing protein — protein sequence MITKLRERSQITLPAEIIKKMKLAPGDTLEITIEDDKIVIKPVLIVDRSQAWFWSKKWQEKEVEEDIKAGRVYHAKDIDDLIKQLES from the coding sequence ATGATAACAAAGTTAAGAGAGCGCTCCCAAATAACTTTACCGGCAGAAATAATAAAAAAGATGAAGCTGGCTCCGGGAGATACCCTAGAAATAACTATAGAAGATGATAAGATAGTGATAAAACCTGTTTTAATTGTCGACAGGTCTCAAGCATGGTTTTGGTCTAAAAAATGGCAGGAAAAAGAAGTTGAGGAAGATATAAAAGCAGGGAGAGTCTATCATGCTAAAGACATCGATGATCTCATAAAGCAATTGGAGTCATGA
- a CDS encoding proline racemase family protein, with amino-acid sequence MNISRSIIAVDSHTMGEPTRVVIGGIPHIPGKNMPEKKQYLEEYMDHLRRALMLEPRGHDDMFGSIITSPTMPEADLGIIFMDTGGYLNMCGHGTIGAATVAVEMGLVEVKEPITEVVLEAPAGLVKARVRVENGKAKGVTFQNVPSFLFKEGIELEIHPYGKIRADIAFGGSFFAIVKARDLGIKVAKENIHELIDIGLKVRDEANKKVEVYHPEKPHIKTIDLAEISDAPSHPEAHAKNVVVFGKKSVDRSPCGTGTCAKMADLYFKGELGLHQDFVHESILGTLFTGRLVGKTRVGDFDAVIPEITGRAFITGVNHYMIDEEDPLKYGFSLR; translated from the coding sequence ATGAACATTTCCCGTTCCATCATAGCAGTGGATTCCCACACTATGGGGGAACCCACCAGGGTGGTCATTGGAGGCATTCCGCATATACCAGGTAAAAACATGCCCGAGAAAAAGCAGTACCTTGAAGAATATATGGACCACCTGCGCAGGGCTCTCATGCTGGAGCCCAGAGGGCATGACGACATGTTCGGCTCTATTATAACCTCTCCCACGATGCCTGAAGCCGATCTCGGCATAATATTCATGGACACCGGAGGCTATCTGAACATGTGCGGTCACGGCACCATAGGCGCCGCTACGGTGGCTGTGGAGATGGGGCTTGTGGAAGTAAAAGAGCCGATAACTGAAGTGGTGCTGGAAGCTCCGGCAGGGCTGGTAAAAGCCCGGGTCAGAGTGGAAAATGGAAAGGCTAAAGGCGTCACCTTTCAAAATGTACCTTCTTTTTTGTTTAAAGAAGGGATTGAACTGGAGATACATCCTTACGGAAAAATTAGAGCCGATATCGCTTTCGGGGGCAGCTTTTTTGCCATTGTAAAGGCCAGGGATCTGGGGATAAAGGTCGCTAAAGAAAATATTCATGAGTTGATAGATATAGGCTTGAAAGTCCGGGACGAAGCCAATAAAAAAGTTGAGGTTTACCATCCGGAAAAACCCCACATAAAGACCATAGATTTGGCCGAGATTTCCGATGCGCCTTCCCATCCCGAAGCCCATGCCAAAAATGTGGTAGTCTTCGGTAAAAAATCCGTAGACCGTTCACCCTGCGGCACCGGCACATGCGCCAAGATGGCGGATCTTTATTTCAAGGGTGAGCTGGGCCTGCATCAGGATTTTGTCCACGAGAGCATCCTGGGAACTCTCTTTACCGGCCGCCTGGTGGGGAAAACCAGAGTAGGCGATTTTGATGCGGTAATTCCGGAAATTACCGGAAGGGCCTTTATCACCGGCGTGAACCACTACATGATAGATGAGGAAGACCCGCTAAAATACGGATTTTCTTTGAGATGA
- a CDS encoding type II toxin-antitoxin system YafQ family toxin: MEFIYSNRFKKDYKKLPDNIRKILQEKLNLMAQNPFHPFLRTKKIRGKSDIFECSINMSIRMTWQYQDKKIFLRTVGPHISNH; the protein is encoded by the coding sequence ATGGAATTTATATATTCAAATAGATTTAAAAAAGATTATAAAAAACTCCCTGACAATATAAGGAAAATATTACAGGAGAAATTAAATCTCATGGCACAGAATCCTTTTCATCCTTTTTTGAGGACTAAAAAAATAAGAGGGAAAAGTGATATTTTCGAATGCAGCATCAATATGTCTATAAGGATGACATGGCAATATCAAGATAAAAAAATTTTTTTAAGAACAGTAGGGCCCCACATATCGAATCACTAG